CATCCAGACCATAGTGTCAATATAACAGGTATTAACATCATATAAAAGTTATATGGATTTTTTCCAAATACCATCATTATAAGTATCACTATCATCTGACTAGTTGTCTTATACTTTCCTAAATTTCCAGCTGGGATAACCTCTCCCTTAGCTGCAGCTAACATTCTTATTCCACTTATTAAAAACTCTCTAGCTATTACTACAATAGACATCCATGAAGGTATATATCCTAGGTCAACAAATATGACTAGGGCTGAAATCACAAGGACTTTATCAGCTAATGGGTCCATTATTTTTCCAAAATCTGTTATTAAATTATGCTTTCTTGCTAAATACCCATCAAAGAAGTCTGTAAGTGAAGCCACTACAAATATTCCAAAAGCTATTGCCCTATAAGTAAATCCTCCCTCATTTGAAAATTGAAGAAAATATATAAAAGGTACAGCAAGTATAAGTCTTAAAAATGTTAATTTATTAGGTAAATTCATTTTTATGCTCTCCTTTATTATTATATCTATTTTTCGTTCTCAACTATTGGTCCAACAAAATCATATTCAAAATTTTGCTCAACCTTTACTTTTACTATCTCTCCTGGTCTTGCAGTTCCATCAGTTGTAAGAACCTTTCCATCTATCTCTAATGCTTGTCCTCTTGTTCTTCCCTCTAGTAAGTACTCACTTTCACTAGATACTCCATCTATCATAACCTCTATCTCTTGACCTAAGAATCTTCTATTTTTTCTCTCTGCTATCTCACTTTGTAAATTTACAAGTTCAGCATATCTTCTCTCTTTTATCTCTTCAGGTACTTGGTCTGGTAAGTTATAAGCTACAGTGTCCTCTTCTCTTGAGTATTTAAAAACTCCAGCATAATCAAATTCAAACTCTTTTACATACTCTTTTAACTCTTGGAAATTCTCCTCTGTTTCTCCTGGGAACCCAACAATAAGAGTTGTTCTGATAGTAGCATCTGGAATAGCTTTTCTGATTCTATTCAGAACGCTTTTTACTTGCTCTCCATTTTTTGCTCTAGCCATGTTTCTTAAAATATTATCAGAAACGTGTTGGATAGGTACATCAAAATACTTACAAATCTTATCTTCTGATTTCATAACCTCTATAAGTTCATCTGTAACATATTCAGGGTGCATATAATAAGTTCTAAGCCATTTTAGCCCCTCTATTTTACATAACTCTTTCATTAGAGCCGCAAGTTTTTTATCTCCGTATAGATCTATTCCGTACTCAGTAGTCTCTTGAGCAAGTAGGTTTATCTCTCTTACTCCAGAAGCAACTAATCTTTTTGCCTCTTCTACTATATCCTCTATACTTCTACTTCTTAGTCTTCCTCTCATCTGTGGAATTATACAGTAAGTACAAGCTCTGTTACATCCTTCAGATATTTTTAAGTAAGCTGTATGAGGAGCAGTAGTTAAAACTCTATCAGTATTAGCATTTGCTAAGAATGTCATATTTTTTGTTTCAACTGCCTTTTTTCCTGCTAGAATCTCATCTACAACTTTCTCTATCTTATCTACATCACCAGTTCCTATTACAGCATCTACTTCAGGAAGTTCCTTTAAGATCTCTTCCGAATATTTTTGAGCAAGGCATCCAGCTACTATTATCTTTTTTAAATTTCCAGTTTCTTTAAATTCACTAACTTCTAAGATAGTTTGAATAGATTCTTCCTTAGCATCTCCAATAAATCCACAAGTATTAACTATAACTATGTCAGCTTCTGGTATCTCACTAGTAAGTTCCATCCCTTTTCTTTTAGATAAAATTCCTAAATAGTGCTCACTATCTACTAAGTTTTTACTACATCCTAAGCTAATTAAAGCTAATTTCATTCCTATTTTTTCTCCTTTTTCTAAATAATCATTAAAACTAAAATAGTTTTAATTAGGGAAATAGAAAGTACTTTAGTACTCTCTACTCCCTAATAATTATTATACTCTTTTTTTACTTAAACTAATTTTTCCATTATCAGTAGAGATAACTTTTACATCAAATACATCTCCTACTTTTAATACATCTTCTACTTTTTCTACTCTTTCTTGAGAGATTTCAGATACATGTAGAAGTCCCTCTTTACCTGGTAATATCTCCATAAATGCTCCAAATTTTTGAATACTTGTTACTTTACCAGTATAAACCTCTCCTACTTCAACATCTTTAACATATGAATTTACTAATTTAATAGT
This window of the Candidatus Fusobacterium pullicola genome carries:
- the pgsA gene encoding CDP-diacylglycerol--glycerol-3-phosphate 3-phosphatidyltransferase produces the protein MNLPNKLTFLRLILAVPFIYFLQFSNEGGFTYRAIAFGIFVVASLTDFFDGYLARKHNLITDFGKIMDPLADKVLVISALVIFVDLGYIPSWMSIVVIAREFLISGIRMLAAAKGEVIPAGNLGKYKTTSQMIVILIMMVFGKNPYNFYMMLIPVILTLWSGWEYTSKAKHYFLNSK
- the rimO gene encoding 30S ribosomal protein S12 methylthiotransferase RimO; protein product: MKLALISLGCSKNLVDSEHYLGILSKRKGMELTSEIPEADIVIVNTCGFIGDAKEESIQTILEVSEFKETGNLKKIIVAGCLAQKYSEEILKELPEVDAVIGTGDVDKIEKVVDEILAGKKAVETKNMTFLANANTDRVLTTAPHTAYLKISEGCNRACTYCIIPQMRGRLRSRSIEDIVEEAKRLVASGVREINLLAQETTEYGIDLYGDKKLAALMKELCKIEGLKWLRTYYMHPEYVTDELIEVMKSEDKICKYFDVPIQHVSDNILRNMARAKNGEQVKSVLNRIRKAIPDATIRTTLIVGFPGETEENFQELKEYVKEFEFDYAGVFKYSREEDTVAYNLPDQVPEEIKERRYAELVNLQSEIAERKNRRFLGQEIEVMIDGVSSESEYLLEGRTRGQALEIDGKVLTTDGTARPGEIVKVKVEQNFEYDFVGPIVENEK